TTTGCCTGCAAGGCATTAATAATCAAATTCAATAAAGCACCGGTCAAAGATTCAATATGTAATAATACCTCTTTATTCCCCATTAACGTATTATTGATACTTAACTTTGCAGATTGAGCCTCTATCAAGGGTTGTGCTCTTTCCATGAGTTGATTTAACCAGTCTTGTATACGAACTGGTGAAAGTTCAATAGTTTCACCCCGTGCAAATAATAACAAGTCTTGAATTTGTTGCTCAATGCTTGCATGACACTCTTGTAATCTTAAAATCCATTGCAAACAACGACTATCCATCTCCGGATGGGCTGCTAAATGTTCTGAATACAGGATTGCAGAGGACAATGGAGTTCTTATTTGATGTGCCAATTGCGCTGTCATTCTACCTATAGACATTAGTCGATGCTGATTAGCCTTGGCTTGTTCATAAACTCGAGTGGCTGTTAAGTCAGTTAAAATAACCAACTGTCCTGGCAAATTATCCAGAGAAGAAATAGCTACACGTACTCTGCGACCATCCACTAAAGAGACTTCGTGCCCATCATCTTCTCGTGGAGCAAACGCTTGCTGGATAACTTCACGCCACGATGCACCCCGTAAATTCGCTCCTAATAAGGCCTCAGCAGCTGTATTTAGCCAAATAATTTTGCCATTCGCATTCAGTACCAAAAGACCGCAAGGCAGACTAGCCAGAATATCTTGCGCTGGTATATCAATAAACTCTTCTCGGCATAAGGACTCTTTTATCACCATGTACCCACTGGTTGATAGTTTTTTCTACTTACGACTTTAACAAAATTTATAACAAAATAAAAATGTAACTAAAAATCATGGAATTAACAATAAAGCAAGAGACGAAGTATGTTATATTTACGAACAATGAGATCAAATATTAATTAACCTCAATTTAATGATATTTAATTTTGCATTTTTTGAGTTGTATATTCATAATTTGTAACAATAGTTTGTACTCATGATATTGTAATCGCCAAGATTGACAGTACATCAAGTGACAACACGAAGAAGAGCACTATGGAATACCTACAGCAGTTATTAAATTACCTTTTACACATTGACACTTATCTCTTTTCTTTCGTCTCCAACTATGGAACATGGACTTACCTTGTTTTGTTCACCATTATTTTTTGTGAGACGGGTTTAGTGATACTGCCTTTTCTTCCTGGAGACTCTCTACTTTTTGCCAGCGGCAGTGTTGCAGCACAAACTGACTCTTCTTTAAATATTTTTTTATTGTTTGTTTTATTGGTTGTCGCTTCTATAGTGGGTAATCAACTTAATTATCTCATTGGAAGAAAAATAGGACCGCAAGTATTTACGAACAATAACTCACGATTCCTGAATAAAAAGCATTTGCAAAAAACCCATAGTTTTTATGAGAAACACGGTGGAAAAACCATCATTATGGCTCGTTTTATTCCTATTATTAGAACTTTCGCCCCCTTCGTTGCAGGAATAGGTTACATGAACCATTCCCATTTTTTCCTTTATAATTTGATTAGCGCAACACTTTGGATAGGAAGTTTGATTGGACTCGGATATTTTGTTGGAGCATTACCTATTGTGAGAGAAAATTTTACCTTGGTCATTTATGGCATCATTGTTCTTTCACTTCTACCACCAATAGTAACCTTTCTTTACCGAAAATTGTTTCCTGTCTATCAAAAAGTTAAAGAGTAACCTAAAGCCCTTACTCACTTTGAGTCTCAGTTGGCATGTGGTATGTGTACACTATAGATCATACTTAAAAGGAAAATTTGTACTTAATCAGCATTCCTGGATGCCTCGGACAAGCCGAGGCACGTAGGCGACTGTATTAGATAGCTTCTTGGAAGCCAAGGCACCTAAGCGACTGCATCAGATAGCTTCTTGGAAGCCAAGGCACCTAAGCGACTGCATCAGATAGCTTCTTGGAAGCCACGGCACGAAGGACTGCAGGTCCCCGCTAACTCCACGTGCCTCGGCTTGTCCGAGGCATCCAGTGCAGTGGCAATGAATTAGATATTTTAGAATAATTAGGATAATTGTTGAGAAACAATTTTATTTTTTCCTGTTTTTTTTGCTTTGTATAGAATTTTATCCGCAGCCGACACTATTTCCTCTAAATCATCTAAAGAAGCGGGAGGAACACATAATATACCCATGCTGATAGTGACCTCTCTTTGTTTATTATTCTTCTTAAATTGTTCTTTTATTCCTGAGCAAATTTGGATTGTTTCTTCCAGGGAAGTATCAGCAAAAATAGCAGCAAATTCGTCACCACGTATGCGAAATACTGAGTCATTAACACGTTGGGAATTCTTAATGACTCCCGCTAAATCTTTTAAAAAGACATCACCACAAGGGTGTCCAAAATTATCATTAATACTTTTAAAGTTATCAACATCGATAAATACCAGATTCAAAGGGTGTTTATTCTTTTTAGCACGACTAGATTCATCTTTTAATTTAATCTCAAAATATCTTCTGTTATAAAGCCCAGTAAGTGAATCCGTCGCTGATAGTTTTCTAATAATTTCCAGCGCTTTTTGTTGTTTTTGATTCAATTTCTTTAATTTATGAATCAAATTATCCTTTCTTTTGTTAGCGACACGCTTTCCTGAAGCAACTCTGAGGTTATTTTGGCGGTAATAATCAACATAATTATAAATAAAACAAACGTTGTCCCAAGAATAATGCGCTCGGAGTCCATAACATAAAAGTTATAAACAATGACAGGAAGAAACATAGGTAGTAAATAAGCATAATACGCAGGCAAATAGATTGATAGTGATGCCAAAGCTCCTGAAGCCATCCCTCCCAAAAGGAGAATAATAATTATCTCGTGTAACTGACTTAAGTAGGAAAAAAAATAGAAAATAGCTCACTCCCCAAATAGTTCCCATTACTGCCGTTAACAAAACAAAGATGATTTGTAATTTCTCTTGATTATGCCAATAAAGTTGTTTTTTCAGGGTGTAATAACTGAAGGCCCAGCGTGTTGCACTGACTAAAAAAACTGCAACAAACCAAACACCAATATAAAAAAGATCAATGCCGCCATACCAAAAATATATGATTCATTATTTAAACGAATCCGTGGAATTGAACGTCCCACAGGCCAAAATTCTATGTTTTTTAAATTTTCATTGAGAGTTTTATTTATATAGATTTGTAACAAAATCCCCAATAACACCAAAAATCATTGTCTATGAATAAATTAGGGACTACAGTATCCTCTTTTTAAATAGGAGGTAGTCATGTCGTTTTCTTTTTTTACCACTGCAAAAAATGTTTTTGAACAAGCTTTTGATTTAGCCCGCTATCAAGAAGAGAAAGTAACCTTTGATCCTAAAAATCCCACTCATACTAAATTACTTGAAGACTCCACCAATTTAGTTACTACCAAACTGAAAGCGTTACATTCTATCGACTCACAAATTGCAACCAGTTTTACTGTGGGTACTTTCGCCTTAGGCGTTTCTGTCCTCCTGGCTCCTTTTGGTACATTGGCTGGCATTTGTTATGCTTATGGTGCCTATCAGTTAGGTCAACGTAAAGCAGCCTATGCTGAATACACGAGTGCACTTGAGAATTTGGCCAGATGTTGCCATTGGGCATTAGGAGATGTTTCAAATCGTGATGCGAAAGTTATTAAAGAGAATTCTGCAATTAACAACATGATGAACACCTTATACCCTCTAACTAATGAAGCCCAATTACGCTTATTTATCTCTGATAATATTGAAAATGCTTATATCGAGAAATCTCAAGAGGCTAAACAGGACTTAAGCTTCATGGAGCATCATCTCAACCAGGAAGAAGCAAGACTCTATTTCAAAATTTATGGTTATAAACAAGGCAGTTTCCTCGATATTTTACAAGGTATTGGGTTTGCTATTAAAAATGGCTTTCAGGCATTTGGACAACTCTTCAGTAAAAAACCCGTAGAAGAAGTTTCAGCTCCGCTCAATACTATGTAATCTAGTCTTGGTACAGCTGCATTTTATAAAGCAGCTGTACCCTATCGATTAAGCGAGATAACCTGTTTTAAGTAACATCGATTCTAAAGTAAGACCCGGTCCAAAAGCACAACTAAATATATTCTTGCCATGATCCTGTTTTTCCAGGCTATTCCAAATTTTTTTCAATACAAAAAGAATAGTCGCTGACGACATATTGCCAAATTTGCTCAAAACTTCGTAGGAATGCTTGTTGTCTTCATAAGAAATGCTTAATGCCTCTTCGCAAGCTTGTAAAATTTTAAGCCCTCCTGGATGAATTGCGAAATAATCAATATCCTTAAATGACCAATTGACTGTCTGCAGGAGCTTTTCAGAAAATTGGGTAATACCAGACTTTATTGCTTGGGGCACATAAGAG
The nucleotide sequence above comes from Legionella hackeliae. Encoded proteins:
- a CDS encoding sensor histidine kinase, with amino-acid sequence MVIKESLCREEFIDIPAQDILASLPCGLLVLNANGKIIWLNTAAEALLGANLRGASWREVIQQAFAPREDDGHEVSLVDGRRVRVAISSLDNLPGQLVILTDLTATRVYEQAKANQHRLMSIGRMTAQLAHQIRTPLSSAILYSEHLAAHPEMDSRCLQWILRLQECHASIEQQIQDLLLFARGETIELSPVRIQDWLNQLMERAQPLIEAQSAKLSINNTLMGNKEVLLHIESLTGALLNLIINALQAKASFITVDILEPEKSKVQIKVTDNGMGMSDEVKSQAFAPFFTTKAQGTGLGLAVVNAVVNAHDGEVVLDSSSGQGSCITINLPG
- a CDS encoding DedA family protein, with product MEYLQQLLNYLLHIDTYLFSFVSNYGTWTYLVLFTIIFCETGLVILPFLPGDSLLFASGSVAAQTDSSLNIFLLFVLLVVASIVGNQLNYLIGRKIGPQVFTNNNSRFLNKKHLQKTHSFYEKHGGKTIIMARFIPIIRTFAPFVAGIGYMNHSHFFLYNLISATLWIGSLIGLGYFVGALPIVRENFTLVIYGIIVLSLLPPIVTFLYRKLFPVYQKVKE
- a CDS encoding GGDEF domain-containing protein; the protein is MNQKQQKALEIIRKLSATDSLTGLYNRRYFEIKLKDESSRAKKNKHPLNLVFIDVDNFKSINDNFGHPCGDVFLKDLAGVIKNSQRVNDSVFRIRGDEFAAIFADTSLEETIQICSGIKEQFKKNNKQREVTISMGILCVPPASLDDLEEIVSAADKILYKAKKTGKNKIVSQQLS